In Paracoccus methylovorus, a genomic segment contains:
- a CDS encoding amino acid ABC transporter permease codes for MEWSIIEQYGPALLRGFGITVLCWILGTIFGMALGLVIALIQRYGPRWLGWIVQAYIEIIRGTPFLVQLFVLYYGGPLIGLRLDALPAGLLGLTIYGSPYFAEIFRSGFRAVPHGQIEAARAIGMAEPTIVRRILLPLGLVSSLPALVNFSIILTKETVILSIITVPELMYQVSRMSTETFRYLEANLVLALFFWALVETISRVGRRLETRITKHLIERS; via the coding sequence ATGGAATGGAGCATCATCGAGCAATACGGCCCCGCCCTGCTGAGGGGCTTTGGCATCACCGTGCTGTGCTGGATTTTGGGCACAATCTTTGGCATGGCGCTGGGTCTGGTGATCGCGCTGATCCAGCGTTACGGGCCGCGCTGGCTGGGCTGGATCGTCCAAGCCTATATCGAGATCATCCGCGGCACGCCCTTTCTGGTGCAACTGTTCGTGCTTTACTATGGCGGACCGCTGATCGGGCTAAGGCTGGACGCGCTGCCGGCGGGGCTTTTGGGCCTGACCATCTATGGCAGCCCCTATTTCGCCGAGATCTTCCGCTCGGGCTTTCGTGCGGTGCCGCATGGCCAGATCGAAGCTGCCCGCGCCATCGGCATGGCCGAACCCACCATCGTGCGCCGCATCCTGCTGCCCTTGGGCTTGGTTTCGTCGCTGCCCGCGCTGGTCAACTTCTCGATCATCCTGACCAAGGAAACGGTGATCCTGTCCATCATCACCGTGCCGGAACTGATGTACCAGGTCAGCCGCATGTCCACCGAGACCTTCCGCTATCTGGAGGCCAATCTGGTGCTGGCGCTGTTCTTCTGGGCACTGGTCGAGACCATATCGCGCGTCGGCCGCCGGCTTGAGACGCGCATCACCAAACACCTGATCGAAAGGAGCTGA
- a CDS encoding hydrogen peroxide-inducible genes activator: MNFTLRQITYFLAVARLGNFGRAAEVVHVSQPGLSSQIAQLEARLGGVLFERGAGAGPVRLTALGERLLPVAQELMDTAKRLDALARAGRSPLSGRLRLAIIPTVAPYLIPHLVPALRAIHPALDLELHEVATDDLVSGVLSHRFDAGIMASLGEQAGIEAERVLRDPFLIALSGDDTTFLSGPARPESIEAERLLLLADGHCLRDQALEVCGMRSLRRKLNLEAASMATLMRMVASGMGMTLIPKLALADENRDGRLRIVPFAEPTPSRDLAVVWRRNAEVAADARALAGMVRDLAPMLGVEPIPRSVPDGCPEVPARRRISAKGS, encoded by the coding sequence ATGAATTTCACATTACGCCAGATCACTTATTTCCTTGCCGTCGCCCGGCTGGGCAACTTTGGCCGCGCGGCCGAGGTTGTGCATGTTTCGCAGCCGGGCCTGTCCAGCCAGATCGCCCAGCTAGAGGCGCGGCTGGGCGGGGTGCTGTTCGAACGCGGGGCCGGTGCCGGCCCGGTGCGGCTGACCGCATTGGGCGAGCGACTTTTGCCTGTGGCGCAAGAGCTGATGGACACGGCCAAACGGCTGGACGCGCTGGCGCGGGCCGGGCGCTCCCCTCTGTCGGGACGGCTGCGGCTGGCGATCATTCCGACGGTCGCGCCCTATCTGATTCCGCATCTGGTGCCGGCCTTGCGCGCCATCCATCCGGCGCTGGATCTGGAATTGCACGAGGTTGCGACCGACGATCTGGTGTCCGGGGTTCTCAGCCATCGCTTTGATGCCGGGATCATGGCTTCCTTGGGCGAGCAGGCCGGGATCGAGGCCGAGCGGGTGCTGCGGGATCCCTTTCTGATCGCACTGTCGGGCGACGACACCACCTTTCTGTCCGGGCCCGCCCGTCCTGAAAGCATCGAAGCCGAGCGTCTGTTGCTACTGGCCGACGGCCACTGCCTGCGCGATCAGGCGCTGGAGGTCTGCGGCATGCGCAGTCTGCGCCGCAAGCTGAACCTTGAAGCGGCGTCGATGGCGACGTTGATGCGGATGGTTGCCAGCGGCATGGGGATGACCCTGATCCCCAAGCTGGCGCTGGCGGATGAGAACCGCGATGGGCGGCTGCGCATCGTGCCTTTTGCCGAGCCGACCCCTTCGCGCGATCTGGCGGTGGTCTGGCGCCGCAATGCCGAGGTGGCGGCGGATGCGCGGGCCTTGGCCGGGATGGTGCGTGACCTTGCCCCGATGCTGGGCGTCGAGCCGATCCCGCGTTCCGTGCCGGATGGGTGTCCCGAAGTCCCGGCGCGGCGTAGGATCAGCGCAAAAGGATCTTGA
- the ygfZ gene encoding CAF17-like 4Fe-4S cluster assembly/insertion protein YgfZ, with protein sequence MWRILAVSGEDRVEFLQGLVTNKVGPAPCWAALLTPQGKYLADFLIVPDGERLLIDVDARLADDLTRRLSMYKLRSKVTLEPTDIAVARGTGPAPGGAIIDPRHPALGWRLYGASGDDGTDWDAIRVEHCIPESMIELIPNETFILEAGFERLHGVDFRKGCYVGQEVTARMKHKTELRKGLVTVGIEGAAPLGTPILMADGREAGTLFTQSGARAIAYMRFDRMGDGLSAGDARILP encoded by the coding sequence ATGTGGCGAATTCTGGCGGTTTCGGGCGAGGATCGGGTCGAGTTCCTGCAAGGGCTGGTGACGAACAAGGTCGGACCGGCCCCCTGTTGGGCTGCGCTGCTGACGCCGCAGGGCAAATATCTGGCCGATTTCCTGATCGTGCCGGATGGTGAGCGGCTGTTGATCGACGTGGACGCCCGGCTGGCGGATGACCTGACGCGGCGGCTGTCGATGTACAAACTGCGCTCCAAAGTGACGCTGGAGCCGACCGACATAGCCGTGGCGCGCGGCACCGGACCTGCACCCGGTGGCGCGATCATCGACCCCCGGCATCCGGCGCTTGGCTGGCGGCTTTACGGGGCGTCCGGTGACGACGGTACCGACTGGGACGCCATCCGGGTCGAGCATTGCATCCCCGAAAGCATGATCGAACTGATCCCGAACGAGACCTTTATCCTTGAAGCCGGGTTCGAGCGCCTGCATGGCGTCGATTTCCGCAAGGGCTGTTATGTGGGGCAAGAGGTCACGGCGCGGATGAAACACAAGACCGAATTGCGCAAGGGCCTCGTCACCGTGGGCATCGAAGGTGCGGCACCCCTGGGCACGCCGATCCTGATGGCGGATGGGCGCGAGGCCGGTACGCTTTTCACCCAGTCCGGCGCCCGCGCCATCGCGTATATGCGCTTTGACCGGATGGGCGACGGCCTTTCGGCGGGGGATGCCCGCATCCTGCCATGA
- a CDS encoding DUF3734 domain-containing protein: protein MKDSAGETSEKIAFVLQGGGALGAFQAGAYEALCRARQEPDWLAGISIGSINAALIAGNRPADRLAALRRFWEGVTGAPWLMGSCFDGGPLYEQMRSVCNESRAAMSTMLGAPGFFRPRVPDLFSFLPGLMRQTSWYDTTPLRNTLLGLIDFDYLNDHGPRLSVGAVDVETGNFTCFDSLEMRITVDHIMASGALPPGFPAVEIEGRQYWDGGLVSNSPLQFVLAVPSQQPLCIYQVDLYPSRDILPRTMAEVEQREREIRFSSRTRLNTDEFRIRHALASAARRLHARLPAEFRNDPDLARLIDSGPTHPVSLMHLIYRHADYESASKDYEFSRLSMLDHWRDGLQDAERSLNDPRWTGRQVPEDGLMIFDINDPHRQQANAV from the coding sequence ATGAAAGACAGCGCGGGGGAAACGTCCGAAAAAATCGCCTTTGTCCTTCAAGGCGGCGGCGCGCTGGGGGCCTTTCAGGCCGGCGCGTATGAGGCACTTTGTCGCGCACGGCAGGAACCGGATTGGCTGGCGGGAATCTCGATCGGGTCGATCAACGCAGCACTTATCGCCGGCAACCGCCCCGCCGACCGACTCGCCGCGCTGCGCCGCTTTTGGGAGGGGGTGACAGGCGCCCCCTGGCTTATGGGGTCATGTTTCGATGGCGGGCCGCTTTACGAGCAGATGCGTTCTGTCTGCAACGAAAGCCGCGCCGCCATGAGCACGATGCTGGGTGCGCCCGGCTTTTTCCGGCCGCGCGTCCCCGACCTGTTTTCATTCCTGCCGGGGCTGATGCGGCAAACCAGTTGGTACGACACCACGCCACTACGCAACACGCTGCTAGGGCTGATCGACTTCGACTATCTCAACGACCACGGGCCAAGGCTTTCTGTCGGCGCGGTGGACGTCGAAACCGGCAATTTCACCTGCTTCGACAGTCTGGAAATGCGCATCACCGTCGATCACATCATGGCCTCGGGCGCGCTGCCACCGGGCTTTCCAGCAGTCGAGATCGAAGGGCGGCAATATTGGGATGGTGGGCTGGTCTCCAACTCGCCCTTGCAATTCGTGCTGGCGGTCCCCAGCCAGCAGCCTCTTTGCATCTATCAGGTGGACCTTTATCCGTCGCGCGACATCCTGCCCCGCACCATGGCCGAGGTGGAACAGCGCGAACGCGAAATCCGCTTTTCCAGCCGAACCCGGCTGAATACTGATGAATTCCGCATCCGCCACGCGCTGGCCAGCGCCGCGCGCCGGCTGCACGCACGCCTGCCGGCCGAGTTTCGCAACGACCCCGACCTGGCCAGGCTGATCGATTCCGGTCCCACCCATCCGGTCAGCCTGATGCACTTGATCTATCGTCATGCCGATTACGAAAGCGCGTCCAAGGATTATGAATTCTCACGCCTGTCGATGCTGGACCATTGGCGCGACGGGCTGCAAGACGCCGAACGATCCCTGAACGATCCGCGCTGGACCGGGCGGCAGGTGCCCGAAGACGGGCTGATGATCTTTGACATCAACGACCCGCATCGGCAGCAGGCAAACGCGGTCTGA
- a CDS encoding amino acid ABC transporter permease, producing MFSIPVFLQSFEPLFWAARYTLLISVLGIGLGLVIGTLICAARMSPYAPLRAFGAIWVSFLRGVPLLVQLLVFYYTLPVIGINVPAIVAAVVTVGICASAYISEIWRGAIAALPRGQAEAAVAIGMTPRHVWTRVILPQAFTMSLPALVNELILLVKASSLVSVVGILELTRASQAQAATTFRPLEVYIAAACIYLAINLCLAALGRYLEHRTAV from the coding sequence ATGTTCTCAATCCCGGTCTTCCTACAAAGTTTCGAACCGCTGTTCTGGGCGGCGCGTTATACGCTTCTGATCTCGGTTCTGGGCATTGGGCTGGGGCTGGTGATCGGCACGCTGATTTGTGCCGCGCGCATGTCGCCTTATGCGCCCCTGCGCGCCTTTGGCGCGATCTGGGTCAGCTTCCTGCGTGGCGTTCCACTGCTGGTGCAGCTTTTGGTGTTCTATTACACGCTGCCGGTCATCGGCATCAACGTGCCCGCCATCGTTGCGGCGGTCGTCACGGTGGGCATCTGCGCCAGCGCCTATATCTCGGAAATCTGGCGCGGGGCGATTGCCGCACTGCCCCGGGGGCAGGCCGAGGCCGCCGTTGCCATCGGCATGACCCCACGCCACGTCTGGACCCGGGTGATCCTGCCGCAAGCCTTTACCATGTCGCTGCCGGCGCTGGTCAACGAGCTGATCTTGCTGGTGAAAGCCAGCTCTCTGGTCTCGGTCGTGGGCATTCTTGAACTGACCCGCGCCAGTCAGGCGCAGGCCGCGACCACCTTCCGCCCGCTGGAAGTCTATATCGCAGCCGCCTGCATCTATCTTGCGATCAACCTCTGCCTTGCGGCGCTGGGGCGCTATCTTGAACACAGGACGGCCGTCTGA
- a CDS encoding hemolysin family protein, which translates to MWIEILVVLVLTLVNGLLAMSELAIVSARPARLKVLAERGDRGAVTALKLADDPGRFLSSVQIGITLVGVLSGAFSGATLGARLAAALPGWGVPPSLAQPLGMGGVVVAITYLSLIVGELVPKQLALKAPERVATRVAPLMRAISRGAAPLVWLLDRSGKLVLAALGQSGQDRQLISDEEIKLVISEAETAGVMHRAETEMIAGVMRIADRSARGLMTPRREIEAVDVADSWDEMARKFRDSRRTRLPVSDGDPNNLIGVIASVDLMSQSRAEAVDLREVMHPAPIIPETMDAPEVISRLRSAPGQMLLVYDEYGHFEGVVTPMDVLEAITGEFVGLVDDEPKVVVREDGSLLVAGWMPVDEFADRLSAPLDDDRDYSTVAGLVLDLAGRLPQAGDRVDWKGWRIEVVDMDDRRIDKLLVQRLPV; encoded by the coding sequence ATGTGGATCGAAATCCTTGTCGTCCTTGTCCTGACCTTGGTGAATGGTCTTTTGGCCATGTCCGAACTGGCAATCGTCTCGGCCCGTCCGGCGCGGTTGAAAGTGCTGGCCGAGCGCGGCGACCGGGGGGCTGTCACGGCGCTGAAACTGGCTGACGATCCGGGGCGGTTCCTGTCCTCGGTCCAGATCGGGATCACGCTGGTGGGCGTGCTGTCCGGTGCGTTTTCCGGCGCGACGCTGGGCGCGCGTCTGGCGGCGGCGCTGCCGGGCTGGGGGGTGCCGCCCTCGCTGGCGCAACCTTTGGGCATGGGTGGCGTGGTCGTGGCCATCACCTATCTGTCGCTGATCGTGGGCGAGTTGGTGCCCAAGCAACTGGCGCTGAAGGCGCCAGAGCGGGTTGCGACGCGGGTTGCGCCCTTGATGCGGGCCATTTCGCGGGGTGCGGCTCCGCTGGTCTGGCTGCTCGACCGTTCTGGCAAGCTGGTGCTGGCCGCGCTGGGGCAATCGGGTCAGGACCGGCAATTGATCAGCGATGAAGAGATCAAGCTGGTCATCTCGGAGGCCGAGACGGCCGGGGTCATGCACCGCGCCGAGACCGAGATGATCGCCGGCGTCATGCGCATTGCCGACCGCAGTGCCCGCGGCCTGATGACGCCCCGGCGCGAGATCGAGGCGGTCGATGTGGCCGATAGCTGGGACGAGATGGCGCGCAAGTTCCGCGACAGCCGCCGCACCCGCCTGCCGGTCAGCGACGGCGATCCGAACAACCTGATCGGCGTGATCGCCAGCGTGGACCTGATGTCGCAAAGCCGGGCCGAGGCGGTGGACCTGCGCGAGGTGATGCACCCCGCACCGATCATTCCCGAAACGATGGACGCGCCAGAGGTGATCAGCCGGCTTCGCAGTGCACCCGGACAGATGCTGCTGGTCTATGACGAATACGGCCATTTCGAAGGCGTGGTGACGCCGATGGACGTGCTGGAGGCGATCACCGGCGAATTCGTCGGTCTCGTGGATGATGAGCCGAAGGTGGTCGTGCGCGAGGACGGCAGCCTGCTGGTCGCCGGCTGGATGCCGGTCGATGAATTCGCCGACCGGCTTTCGGCCCCGCTGGACGATGATCGGGATTATTCAACGGTCGCCGGGCTGGTGCTGGATCTTGCCGGCCGGTTACCGCAGGCGGGTGATCGGGTGGACTGGAAAGGCTGGCGTATCGAGGTCGTGGACATGGACGACCGCCGCATCGACAAGCTGCTGGTCCAGCGCCTGCCCGTTTAG
- the exbD gene encoding TonB system transport protein ExbD, protein MAGGIRETQGDDLVENHEINVTPFIDVMLVLLIIFMVAAPLATVDVNVDLPVSNATPAQRPDQPVYITVKPDLTLAIGNEDVIPGDLGAALATATDNNREERIFLRADKDVSYGDLMGVMNTLRETGYLKIALVGLETTGAGDVSAAAPATDIAPAAVPTGPTPTNGASTP, encoded by the coding sequence ATGGCTGGCGGCATCCGTGAAACCCAAGGCGACGATCTGGTCGAAAACCACGAGATCAACGTCACTCCGTTTATCGACGTGATGCTGGTGCTGCTGATCATCTTCATGGTGGCAGCACCGCTGGCCACGGTGGATGTCAACGTCGACCTGCCAGTGTCCAACGCAACGCCGGCACAGCGCCCCGACCAACCGGTCTACATTACGGTCAAGCCCGACCTGACGCTTGCCATCGGCAACGAAGATGTGATCCCCGGCGATCTCGGCGCGGCACTGGCAACGGCCACGGATAACAACCGCGAAGAGCGCATCTTTTTGCGCGCCGACAAGGACGTATCCTATGGCGACCTGATGGGCGTCATGAACACCCTGCGCGAAACCGGTTATCTGAAGATCGCCTTGGTGGGCCTGGAGACGACGGGGGCCGGCGATGTCTCGGCCGCAGCACCCGCGACCGACATCGCGCCGGCAGCGGTCCCGACCGGCCCGACCCCAACAAACGGAGCAAGCACGCCATGA
- a CDS encoding energy transducer TonB family protein, with the protein MSWKGSSTLGDSALWGTAAAVALVAHMGGALWIMQRAEAAAPPGLPDPVFVELAPMPEAAAPPDEAEAPELTEAAPEPEPEPEPEPEPEPEPEVAMPPLEELEPLADMNSLFPPPPDAVVLQKSERPPERPEPEPEPEPKVVEKRHEPKKRERKERAPEEQPARQATTQIRAPQSDRTAAPQGQVGSPSPRQVASWQSKVQAAVARHMQRTRFSGRGGSMTVTVRFSIDPSGRVAGATLANSTGDPKIDMALNNQASRMPRLPAPPSGKTTSMVLPVKILLR; encoded by the coding sequence ATGAGTTGGAAAGGTTCCTCGACCCTGGGCGATAGCGCTTTATGGGGCACTGCGGCGGCGGTGGCCCTGGTCGCGCATATGGGCGGTGCGCTGTGGATCATGCAACGCGCCGAGGCCGCAGCGCCCCCCGGCCTGCCCGATCCGGTCTTTGTCGAGCTAGCGCCGATGCCCGAAGCAGCCGCGCCACCGGACGAAGCCGAAGCACCCGAATTGACCGAAGCCGCGCCGGAACCAGAGCCGGAACCAGAGCCCGAGCCGGAACCCGAACCGGAGCCGGAAGTCGCCATGCCGCCGCTGGAGGAACTTGAGCCGCTGGCCGACATGAACTCGCTGTTCCCGCCGCCACCGGATGCCGTGGTGCTGCAAAAATCCGAACGCCCCCCGGAACGGCCCGAACCAGAGCCCGAGCCCGAACCGAAGGTGGTTGAAAAGCGGCACGAGCCGAAAAAGCGCGAGAGAAAAGAGCGCGCCCCCGAGGAGCAACCCGCCCGTCAGGCCACAACCCAGATCCGCGCCCCGCAATCGGACCGCACCGCCGCACCGCAGGGCCAAGTCGGCAGCCCCAGCCCCCGGCAGGTGGCAAGCTGGCAGTCCAAGGTGCAGGCCGCAGTTGCACGCCACATGCAACGCACGCGGTTTTCCGGACGTGGTGGCTCCATGACCGTAACCGTGCGTTTCAGCATCGATCCCAGCGGCCGCGTGGCGGGGGCAACGCTGGCAAACTCGACCGGGGACCCCAAGATCGACATGGCACTGAACAACCAGGCCTCGCGCATGCCTCGCCTGCCGGCACCGCCCTCGGGCAAGACCACCTCTATGGTCCTGCCGGTCAAGATCCTTTTGCGCTGA
- a CDS encoding amino acid ABC transporter ATP-binding protein, translating to MQASAVDIRKVNKYYGPFHALKDVDLAIPPGKVTCLIGPSGSGKSTLLRCINFLEEYDSGEIRIDGQLIGYETPGKKMSGRKLREMRRSIGMVFQQFNLWPHMTARENVAEGLIRVRGLSKPEADSRAVEALTKVGLADKMANHPSRLSGGQQQRVAIARAIAMEPRLMLFDEPTSALDPELVGEVLNVMKALASEGMTMVVVTHEMGFAAHVADQVAFMEKGELVGVDTPDRILHHPEDARIQGFLRTYHERNIF from the coding sequence ATGCAGGCTTCCGCCGTCGATATTCGCAAGGTCAACAAGTACTACGGCCCCTTTCATGCGTTGAAGGACGTGGATCTGGCGATCCCGCCGGGCAAGGTGACCTGCCTGATCGGGCCCTCCGGCTCGGGCAAGTCCACGCTTTTGCGCTGCATCAACTTTCTCGAGGAATACGATTCCGGCGAGATCCGCATCGACGGGCAACTCATCGGCTATGAGACGCCCGGCAAGAAGATGTCGGGACGCAAGCTGCGCGAGATGCGGCGCAGCATCGGCATGGTGTTCCAGCAGTTCAACCTGTGGCCGCACATGACGGCCCGGGAAAACGTGGCCGAAGGGTTGATCCGCGTACGCGGCCTGTCCAAGCCCGAGGCCGACAGCCGTGCGGTCGAGGCGCTGACCAAGGTTGGGTTGGCCGACAAGATGGCCAACCACCCTTCGCGCCTGTCGGGCGGCCAGCAGCAGCGCGTCGCCATCGCCCGGGCCATCGCCATGGAACCGCGGCTGATGCTGTTCGACGAACCGACCTCTGCCCTTGATCCTGAACTGGTGGGCGAGGTGCTGAACGTGATGAAGGCGCTGGCCAGCGAAGGCATGACCATGGTCGTGGTCACGCATGAGATGGGTTTTGCCGCCCATGTCGCCGATCAGGTCGCTTTCATGGAAAAGGGTGAACTGGTGGGCGTGGATACCCCCGACCGTATCCTGCACCACCCCGAGGATGCGCGGATCCAGGGCTTCCTGCGCACCTATCACGAACGCAATATTTTCTAA
- a CDS encoding ABC transporter ATP-binding protein, translating to MADRLNKTANLFARMWRDYLNPYWARILLALLFLIIEGSTLGMLSWMLKPLFDRVFVGGDTDAIWWVGGVIFALFLIRATTFVINRSLMTSVSLAVSTTMQTDMLRHIMVLDSSFFQQNAPGALIERVQGDSIAVQGVWSTFISGAGRDMVSLLSLFGVALAVDPWWTMAALVGAPLLILPTLVVQRYIRRKMRQNRVNASQRATRLDEVLHGINAVKLNRMEDYQTSRFEQIVTRIRKAEVKMSGIGATVPALVDVVTGLGFVGVLALGGAEVTRGERTVGDFMSFFTAMALAFQPLRRLGALTGTWQIAAASLERIYGVLDMQPTIASGPRREPPPDTTIRFQDVRLSYDNNAVLNGLSFTAEAGRTTALVGPSGAGKSTVFNLLTRLVDPESGQITLGGVPLREFDLGMLRDQFSTVSQDAALFDETLRENILLGRQQDDEALRRAIVAAHVADFTDVLPMGLDTPAGPRGSALSGGQRQRVAIARAVLRNAPILLLDEATSALDAQSERLVQQALDELSAGRTTLVIAHRLSTVRQADKIVVVEAGRVVEEGSHDQLMARGGAYAALVRLQFGDQ from the coding sequence ATGGCGGACAGACTCAACAAGACGGCCAATCTGTTCGCCCGCATGTGGCGAGACTATCTGAACCCCTATTGGGCGCGCATCCTGCTGGCGTTGCTGTTCCTGATCATCGAGGGTTCGACGCTGGGCATGCTCAGCTGGATGCTGAAGCCATTGTTCGATCGGGTTTTCGTGGGCGGCGATACCGATGCGATCTGGTGGGTCGGTGGTGTGATCTTTGCGCTGTTCCTGATCCGCGCCACGACTTTCGTGATCAACCGCAGCCTGATGACCTCGGTTTCGCTTGCGGTCTCGACCACGATGCAGACCGACATGCTGCGCCATATCATGGTGCTGGACAGCAGCTTTTTTCAGCAGAACGCGCCCGGTGCGTTGATCGAGCGGGTGCAGGGCGATTCCATCGCCGTGCAAGGGGTTTGGTCCACCTTCATCTCGGGTGCGGGGCGGGACATGGTTTCGCTGCTGTCGTTGTTCGGCGTGGCGTTGGCCGTCGATCCGTGGTGGACGATGGCGGCGCTGGTCGGCGCACCGTTGCTGATCCTGCCCACGCTGGTCGTGCAACGATATATCCGGCGCAAGATGCGGCAGAACCGCGTCAACGCCAGCCAGCGCGCCACCCGGCTGGATGAGGTGCTGCACGGCATCAACGCGGTCAAGCTGAACCGAATGGAGGATTATCAGACCAGCCGTTTCGAGCAGATAGTTACCCGCATCCGCAAGGCCGAAGTCAAGATGTCCGGCATCGGCGCCACGGTGCCGGCGCTGGTCGATGTCGTCACAGGTTTGGGCTTTGTCGGTGTGCTGGCGCTTGGCGGGGCCGAAGTCACGCGGGGCGAGCGCACGGTCGGCGATTTCATGTCGTTTTTCACCGCCATGGCGCTGGCCTTCCAGCCGTTGCGCCGGCTGGGTGCGCTGACCGGAACATGGCAGATCGCGGCTGCGAGTCTGGAACGCATCTATGGCGTGCTGGACATGCAGCCTACTATCGCCTCGGGTCCGCGGCGCGAACCGCCCCCCGATACCACGATCCGCTTTCAGGACGTTCGCCTGTCCTATGACAACAATGCGGTGCTGAATGGGCTGAGCTTTACCGCCGAGGCGGGACGGACCACGGCGCTGGTCGGGCCCTCGGGGGCAGGGAAGTCAACGGTTTTCAATCTTTTGACGAGGCTTGTTGATCCCGAATCTGGACAGATTACGTTGGGCGGGGTTCCGTTGCGAGAATTCGATCTGGGCATGCTGCGCGACCAGTTCTCGACCGTCAGTCAGGACGCGGCGCTGTTCGACGAGACCTTGCGCGAAAATATCCTGCTGGGTCGCCAGCAGGACGACGAGGCGCTGCGCCGCGCCATCGTCGCCGCCCATGTTGCCGATTTCACCGATGTGTTGCCCATGGGGCTGGACACGCCGGCCGGGCCGCGCGGATCGGCGCTGTCGGGTGGTCAGCGCCAGCGCGTAGCGATTGCCCGCGCGGTGCTGCGCAATGCGCCGATCCTGCTGCTGGACGAGGCGACCTCGGCGTTGGATGCCCAAAGCGAGCGGCTGGTGCAGCAGGCGCTGGACGAACTGTCGGCCGGGCGCACAACGCTGGTCATCGCGCATCGGCTTTCGACCGTGCGGCAGGCCGACAAGATCGTCGTGGTTGAAGCGGGAAGGGTTGTCGAAGAGGGCAGCCACGACCAGCTTATGGCACGGGGCGGTGCTTATGCCGCGCTGGTCAGATTGCAATTCGGAGATCAGTGA
- the exbB gene encoding tonB-system energizer ExbB, translating to MTQMSLPRYRAGTAVALTCLLFAAPLSAQETTGGQPSTAPEVQTQPASPAAETPAAQTDAPEAATPGSAAPATPAPTTAPETTTAPETTDPATSAPETTTTAPETAAATTAPTADAPSADIPVADAPAGTAPTTEVPAETTAETPAAQMPASPETPAPATPEPEAAEPIGSGILPQMVQDVLAPVLTPPPARDPNLPHDLSPMGMFWAADWVVKGVMLGLAFASVVTWTVLVAKVLELMGAMRRAQSGIRRIECASNLPSALASAGSRRDPVSRMIRAAATEYDRSAPALDQAGDSGVKERVDSHLDRIEAVAGRRMSRGTGVLATIGSTAPFVGLFGTVWGIMNSFIGISQAQTTNLAVVAPGIAEALLATAVGLIAAIPAVVIYNVFARAITGYRLRLAEAAAGVKRLVSRDLDFRGTISRTEV from the coding sequence ATGACCCAGATGTCGCTGCCGCGCTACCGCGCGGGGACCGCCGTTGCATTGACCTGCCTGCTGTTTGCCGCACCCCTTTCGGCGCAGGAAACCACGGGCGGTCAACCCAGCACTGCGCCCGAGGTCCAGACCCAGCCGGCCAGCCCCGCCGCCGAAACCCCGGCGGCGCAAACCGACGCGCCTGAAGCCGCGACACCCGGTTCAGCGGCACCGGCAACACCCGCACCCACGACCGCGCCGGAGACCACCACAGCGCCTGAAACAACCGATCCGGCAACTTCGGCGCCCGAAACCACGACGACCGCGCCGGAAACCGCCGCAGCAACCACCGCCCCAACCGCGGATGCACCTTCGGCAGATATTCCTGTAGCAGACGCTCCGGCCGGCACCGCCCCGACAACCGAAGTACCCGCCGAAACAACTGCCGAGACCCCGGCCGCGCAAATGCCCGCGTCGCCCGAAACCCCTGCCCCGGCAACGCCTGAACCCGAAGCAGCCGAACCCATCGGTTCGGGCATCCTGCCGCAGATGGTGCAGGACGTGCTGGCGCCGGTCCTGACCCCTCCGCCCGCGCGCGATCCCAACCTGCCCCACGACTTGTCCCCCATGGGCATGTTCTGGGCCGCCGACTGGGTAGTTAAGGGGGTGATGCTCGGCCTGGCCTTCGCCTCGGTCGTGACCTGGACGGTTCTGGTCGCCAAGGTGCTGGAACTGATGGGCGCGATGCGGCGCGCGCAATCCGGCATCCGCCGCATCGAATGTGCCTCGAACCTGCCCTCGGCGCTGGCATCGGCCGGCAGCCGCCGCGACCCGGTCTCTCGGATGATCCGCGCCGCCGCCACGGAATACGACCGCTCGGCCCCCGCACTGGACCAAGCCGGCGACTCTGGCGTCAAAGAGCGCGTCGATTCGCATCTGGACCGCATCGAGGCCGTCGCTGGCCGTCGCATGAGCCGGGGCACGGGCGTTCTGGCCACCATCGGTTCGACCGCGCCCTTCGTTGGCCTGTTCGGGACCGTCTGGGGGATTATGAACAGCTTTATCGGCATTTCGCAGGCACAGACCACCAACCTTGCCGTCGTGGCGCCGGGCATCGCCGAGGCACTGCTGGCCACCGCGGTCGGCCTTATCGCCGCCATCCCTGCCGTGGTGATCTATAACGTCTTTGCCCGCGCCATCACCGGCTACCGTCTGCGGCTGGCCGAGGCCGCCGCAGGGGTCAAGCGCCTTGTCAGCCGCGATCTGGACTTCCGCGGCACCATTTCGCGCACGGAGGTCTGA